One Egicoccus halophilus genomic region harbors:
- a CDS encoding MEDS domain-containing protein — protein MEQVPGSGGPASSVVGDAVGDHLVGFYDDEGHLERAVVSFLTPGLEQGGAGVIVATPAHRTRFVTALRRAGVDVDDALADDRLVVLDASDLIEAFLRDGTPDPDEFRRSVGDVMARAGQGGRPVRVFGEMVALLWERGNVPAVIALEDAWNRLADEHPFALFCAYPIHAFDDSAAAEAFRAVVDCHSHVLPSEALDDDGGPNTSARLVALLEQQANAERAERDRLQVRQGELEAELERLRDLDRLRNEFVSMVVHDIQSPATVVAALLELLRSNWASLPADAVEEHLATALESIRRVERLTSDILTVARIDSGQFSYVLRSLDLRSVVEQAVTGVRDATGRHIELSAPSDLAPVCADADRQLQVLTNLLTNAVKFSAEGTVVTVAIEQQTDRQLVHVRDEGIGIARNEQVALFLPFSRLHDRRDRQARGTGLGLHTAKALVEGQGGRIWVDSEPGKGSTFTYTVPLADT, from the coding sequence GTGGAGCAGGTCCCGGGCAGTGGTGGCCCGGCATCTTCCGTGGTCGGTGACGCGGTGGGGGACCACCTCGTCGGCTTCTACGACGACGAGGGTCACCTGGAACGGGCGGTCGTGTCGTTCCTGACGCCCGGACTGGAACAGGGCGGTGCCGGCGTGATCGTCGCGACGCCCGCGCACCGGACGCGGTTCGTCACGGCGCTGCGTCGGGCGGGCGTCGACGTCGACGACGCGCTCGCGGACGATCGACTGGTCGTGCTCGACGCCAGTGACCTGATCGAGGCGTTCCTCCGCGACGGAACGCCGGATCCGGACGAGTTCCGCCGCAGCGTCGGCGACGTGATGGCGCGGGCCGGACAGGGCGGTCGCCCGGTGCGCGTGTTCGGCGAGATGGTCGCCCTGCTCTGGGAACGCGGCAACGTCCCGGCCGTCATCGCCCTCGAGGACGCCTGGAACCGACTGGCGGACGAGCATCCCTTCGCGCTGTTCTGTGCCTACCCGATCCACGCCTTCGACGACTCGGCCGCCGCCGAGGCGTTTCGTGCCGTCGTCGACTGCCACTCGCACGTGCTGCCCTCGGAGGCGCTGGACGACGACGGCGGTCCGAACACGTCCGCGCGGCTGGTCGCCCTGCTCGAACAGCAGGCCAACGCGGAGCGCGCCGAGCGGGACCGGCTGCAGGTGCGGCAGGGGGAGCTGGAAGCCGAACTCGAGCGGTTGCGCGACCTGGATCGGCTGCGCAACGAGTTCGTCTCGATGGTCGTCCACGACATCCAGAGCCCGGCCACGGTCGTCGCGGCCCTGCTCGAGCTGCTGCGGAGCAACTGGGCGTCGCTTCCGGCCGACGCGGTCGAGGAGCACCTGGCCACTGCGCTGGAGAGCATCCGGCGGGTGGAGCGGCTCACCAGCGACATCCTGACGGTGGCCCGCATCGACTCCGGTCAGTTCAGCTACGTCCTGCGGTCGCTGGACCTGCGCAGCGTCGTCGAGCAGGCCGTCACGGGGGTTCGCGACGCGACCGGACGCCACATCGAACTGTCGGCGCCGTCGGACCTCGCGCCGGTGTGCGCCGATGCCGACCGGCAGCTGCAGGTGCTGACCAACCTGCTGACCAACGCGGTGAAGTTCTCGGCCGAGGGCACGGTCGTCACCGTCGCGATCGAACAGCAGACGGACCGGCAGCTGGTCCACGTCCGCGACGAGGGCATCGGCATCGCCCGCAACGAGCAGGTGGCCCTGTTCCTGCCGTTCTCGCGCCTGCATGACCGGCGCGACCGCCAGGCCCGCGGCACCGGTCTGGGACTGCACACCGCCAAGGCGCTGGTCGAGGGGCAGGGCGGGCGCATCTGGGTCGACAGCGAGCCGGGCAAGGGCTCGACCTTCACCTACACCGTGCCGCTCGCCGACACCTGA